The following coding sequences lie in one Myxococcus xanthus genomic window:
- a CDS encoding non-ribosomal peptide synthetase, with protein MSTPADNMKGLSLEAKRKLLAELMAKSGKAAPRLSPLASGQKALWLLHQQDPESAAYNTPFALRIRSQMDVASLKRAFGMLAERHASLRTTFSSTAEGQLVQTCHPTLEPSFTHVDAQGWSAEQLQAEVARAYRQPFSLERGPLLRGNLFSLEAEDHVLLMTVHHIVYDGWSAGILQQEFNQLYQAIARGEQPSLPPVTGSYAAFVAQQAETMSGTSGRAHWDYWQKKLDGELPILALPADRSRSAVAANRSGASPFRLSAELTARIKALAQSAESTPFVVLVSAYAALLGRLARQEDILIGSPTAGRPGSAFHDVVGYFANAVALRADLSGAPSTRTLLGRMRTVVHEALAHQDFPFASLVERLDIERRPGVSPLFQASISLHASREGGGAMALWASPDEDARVYWGNLQLEPFPISDQESQFDLTLEMWETRGAFSGVLRFNRALFNDDTVALWRGYFEKLVEEMVRAPDEPVARLSLAVKAPSPVHEARVGSAPAVTTAQTLTGWFEAQAERSPNATALTFGETHLSYAELNARANVLAHALRDHGVGPESLVGICVDRGVELVVSILGVLKAGGAYVPLDPASPKDRLALILEDAEVAALVTESSRTGELPTQRVPTIFVDALDWQGGRRAPNPAPAITPDSAAYVIYTSGSTGRPKGVIVTHANATRLFTTSEPLYGFGPDDVWTLFHSAAFDFSVWELWGPLLYGGRLVVVPHWMTRAPEAFGELIAREGVTVLNQTPSAFRALTRAPSIADGKGGRSLKWIIFGGEALDAATVRPWFERYGDAGTQLINMYGITETTVHVTYYRVTEADLTSAASPIGRPLPDLELHLLDEHGQPVPAGVPGEMYVGGAGVARGYLKRPELTAQRFIEDPSSPGKRLYRSGDLAIRLPDGGFTYLGRIDDQVKIRGFRIELGEIQSVLATHPAVADAYVTTHERSADDRRIAAYVVPRDNAAETLLSSDADGGVGDTHVGEWKALYDDLYARSASEPQLDPSFNIAGWDSSYTGAPLSAEAMKEWVDHTVHQILVREPRRVLEIGCGTGLLLTRIAPSTEAYWATDVSGVVVNMLRGVTAKSAGLEHAKLFHCAADQLDGIDFGDMRFDAVMLNSVVQYFPSAEYLAQALEKASQRLDTGGVIFVGDVRNFRLLEAFHASIVLAQASGTLEPQVLKARVAQRMAAEEELVLAPDFFWALKQRIPRLTHVEIRPKRGACLNELTRFRYDVLIHLDTPPSPASDVAWGPGNVSLPELRARLTQDGTRRVGLRGIRNARVEASLDALASVTDGASSRPGSFEKLRRRVLDRDATTPASDQEPGIDPESLHQLAEALSLNVALDWSRGGVDGSFDAVFSPAAKSAHGPVALFGSAPEIVAGARRANDPLRSRVDRRLESELRKRSQASLPEYMVPASIMVVDRIPLTENGKVDRRALPVPSVSQGLETAYVEPRNGEEEILASIFAELLGAERVGVHDSFFDLGGHSLLATQVVSRIRAVLGVEIPLRTFFASPTVAGLVAAVQQQRQRPGAAAVDFTGPMERPERIPLSSSQERLWIVDRIEETRAPIYVIPLVLRLRGPLHHEALRQSLDAIVQRHEVLRTCFPAEGAQPFQVISTNVSTELPPSEELVHPAGASEAELLKLIQVQAGLEVSRPFDLERGPLLRMRLFRISESDHVLVLTMHHVVSDGWSVGILARELAAGYNALRSQRELALPPLQVQYADFALWQRQLLRDGALAESIEAHKQRLAGAPTSLNLPSDRPRPETPTYRGGVVRFDVDRSLTARLKELSRREGATLYMTLLAAFTAYLSRLSGQKDLIIGSPVANRNRAAAEPLIGFFVNTLALRMDLSGDPSFLDLLSRVRRTALDAYADQDVPFEKLVEVVAPERSLSRQPLVQVMFALQNAPFSPPALDGLDVQLLDLDSVTAKFDLTLSMQESTDGLSGLLEFSADLFDRERIERMAEHLVVMLREAVQAPERRVPEFALLGASEASLVAKWEQGPSAPSVPDSVVELFQAQVARAPEAIALEHRDVRLSNGELDRRATRLARHLVSLGFGREKRAAICLPKSVDFITCILGVWKAGGAYVPLDPEYPQARLGHMLDDSGAEVLLTERALGERPGFRGQTLWMDEPLPEHAEPSTLPFPDAGSAAYVIYTSGSTGKPKGAVLEHRGVANIAVASVPLFGLGPDSRILQAASLSFDVSVWDIVMAFASGARLVLPTDETARVGEALATVLTEKHITQVVLSPSALATLPEGAYPDLRVLITAGEALPAELVKKWVTDTRRFVNAYGPTETTVIATVAELKKGDTGVPSIGRPLPGLVARILDADQRQVPIGVPGELYVGGVALARGYHGLDELTRTRFIPDPYSDAPNARLYRTGDLTRWSADGSIDFLGRIDDQVKLRGYRIELGEVEAIVDSHPAVQRSVIVVHQGQLAAYAVGRPGTSLTIQSLRDHAMGLLPNYMVPAHFVVLETFPLTPSGKVDRKKLPDPVQAQAPAAFADARTREEQLLSSIWATVLKKESVGIHDNFFALGGDSILGLQIISRATQQGLRLRPRQLFEHQTIAELARVASSTQVVNAEQGLVTGSAPLTPIQHWFFDQNRAGPQHFNMAVMLDVEPGIDLAALRGALEAVERHHDALRFRYRKDGDGWTQFHAEEEALTGIPLDTLDVDGSEHVEEALADLHESMDLEQGPLMRAALLRLGGDSARLALVAHHLVVDAVSWGIIIEDLLTAYSQLSNGQEVGLPPKTTSFQHWAKRLEAYAATPNARAELDAWLATAQRDDSQDLPLNDPHAPDTVSDAGTLVTWLEAEETQLLLNEVPTAYDVKVNEALIAALARTLTGWSGNSTVRIDLEGHGREFLFEDVDLSRTVGWFTALFPLRLHVGAREGVRETLARAKDALRRTPRGGIGYGVLRALSPDASIRSRLGAIPNAGIVFNYLGQMGAVPTQGVVRGGAKEGLGLLHAPGATRPHRIELNAVVEAGQRLRLDWTFGAKVFHKETIERLNAEFHANVRAMIRERAEPAAAVRVASDFPAARLSAKDLKRVLTLTKKPR; from the coding sequence ATGAGCACCCCGGCTGACAACATGAAGGGCCTCTCGCTCGAGGCGAAGCGCAAGCTGCTCGCCGAGCTCATGGCGAAGTCCGGGAAGGCGGCCCCCCGCCTCTCCCCGCTCGCGTCCGGCCAGAAGGCGCTATGGCTCCTGCACCAGCAGGACCCGGAGAGCGCGGCCTACAACACGCCCTTCGCGCTGCGCATCCGCTCGCAAATGGATGTGGCGTCGCTCAAGCGCGCGTTCGGAATGCTGGCCGAGCGCCACGCGTCCCTGCGCACCACGTTCTCGTCCACCGCGGAAGGGCAGCTCGTCCAGACGTGCCACCCGACCCTCGAGCCGAGCTTCACCCACGTGGACGCGCAGGGCTGGAGCGCCGAGCAGCTCCAGGCCGAGGTGGCCCGCGCCTACCGTCAGCCGTTCTCCCTGGAGCGGGGCCCGCTGCTCCGGGGAAACCTCTTCTCCCTGGAGGCCGAGGACCACGTCCTCCTGATGACCGTCCACCACATCGTCTACGACGGGTGGTCCGCGGGCATCCTCCAGCAGGAGTTCAATCAGCTCTATCAGGCCATCGCGCGAGGCGAGCAGCCGTCCCTGCCGCCCGTCACGGGCAGCTACGCCGCCTTCGTCGCGCAGCAGGCGGAGACGATGTCGGGTACCTCGGGGCGGGCCCACTGGGACTACTGGCAGAAGAAGCTCGATGGTGAGCTTCCCATCCTGGCGCTGCCCGCCGACCGCAGCCGGTCGGCGGTCGCCGCGAACCGGAGTGGCGCGAGCCCGTTCCGCCTCTCCGCGGAGCTGACGGCCCGTATCAAGGCGCTCGCGCAGAGCGCCGAGTCCACGCCCTTCGTCGTGCTCGTATCCGCCTATGCCGCCCTGCTGGGGCGTCTGGCGCGGCAGGAGGACATCCTGATTGGCTCGCCCACGGCGGGCCGGCCCGGCTCCGCCTTCCATGACGTGGTGGGCTACTTCGCCAACGCGGTGGCGCTGCGCGCGGACCTCTCCGGCGCGCCCTCCACCCGGACCCTGCTGGGCCGGATGCGCACCGTCGTCCACGAGGCGCTCGCGCACCAGGACTTCCCGTTCGCATCGCTCGTGGAGCGCCTGGACATCGAGCGCCGTCCCGGCGTGTCTCCCCTCTTCCAGGCGTCCATCTCGCTTCACGCCTCGCGCGAGGGCGGCGGCGCCATGGCGCTGTGGGCCTCGCCCGACGAGGACGCCCGCGTCTATTGGGGCAACCTGCAGCTCGAGCCCTTCCCCATCAGCGACCAGGAGTCGCAGTTCGACCTCACGCTGGAGATGTGGGAGACGCGAGGCGCCTTCTCCGGCGTGCTGCGCTTCAACCGCGCCCTCTTCAACGACGACACCGTCGCCCTGTGGCGCGGCTACTTCGAGAAGCTCGTCGAGGAGATGGTCCGCGCACCGGATGAGCCGGTGGCCCGGCTGTCCCTGGCGGTCAAGGCCCCGTCCCCCGTACACGAGGCGCGCGTTGGAAGCGCCCCGGCCGTCACCACCGCCCAGACCCTCACCGGCTGGTTCGAGGCCCAGGCCGAGCGCAGCCCGAATGCCACCGCGCTGACGTTTGGCGAGACGCACCTCAGCTACGCCGAGCTCAACGCCCGGGCGAATGTCCTGGCGCATGCGCTGCGCGACCACGGCGTGGGCCCCGAGTCCCTGGTGGGCATCTGCGTCGACCGCGGCGTGGAGCTGGTCGTCTCCATCCTCGGCGTGCTCAAGGCCGGCGGCGCCTATGTGCCGCTGGACCCCGCCAGCCCGAAGGACCGGCTCGCGTTGATTCTGGAGGACGCGGAGGTCGCCGCGCTGGTGACCGAGTCCAGCCGCACCGGCGAGCTTCCCACCCAGCGTGTGCCCACCATCTTCGTGGACGCGCTCGACTGGCAGGGCGGCCGGCGTGCGCCGAATCCCGCGCCGGCCATCACGCCGGACAGCGCCGCCTACGTCATCTACACGTCCGGTTCGACGGGGCGCCCCAAGGGCGTCATCGTCACCCACGCCAACGCCACCCGCCTGTTCACCACGTCGGAGCCGCTCTACGGCTTCGGGCCGGATGACGTCTGGACGCTGTTCCACTCCGCGGCGTTCGACTTCTCCGTCTGGGAGCTCTGGGGGCCGCTGCTGTACGGCGGGCGCCTGGTCGTCGTGCCCCACTGGATGACGCGCGCGCCCGAGGCCTTCGGTGAGCTGATTGCGCGTGAAGGCGTGACGGTCCTCAACCAGACGCCGTCCGCGTTCCGTGCGCTGACGCGCGCGCCGTCCATCGCGGATGGCAAGGGCGGCCGCAGCCTCAAGTGGATCATCTTCGGCGGAGAGGCGCTGGACGCGGCGACCGTGCGCCCCTGGTTCGAGCGGTATGGGGACGCCGGCACGCAGCTCATCAACATGTACGGCATCACCGAGACCACGGTGCATGTCACGTACTACCGGGTGACAGAGGCCGACCTCACCTCCGCCGCGAGCCCCATCGGGCGCCCGCTCCCGGACCTCGAGCTGCACCTGCTCGACGAGCACGGCCAGCCCGTGCCGGCCGGCGTTCCGGGGGAGATGTACGTCGGCGGCGCGGGTGTTGCGCGCGGCTACCTGAAGCGCCCCGAGCTCACCGCACAGCGCTTCATCGAGGACCCGTCTTCGCCGGGCAAGCGGCTCTACCGCTCGGGCGACCTCGCCATCCGCCTCCCGGATGGCGGCTTCACGTACCTGGGGCGCATCGACGACCAGGTGAAGATTCGCGGGTTCCGCATCGAGCTGGGAGAAATCCAGTCGGTGCTCGCCACGCACCCGGCGGTCGCGGATGCCTACGTCACCACGCATGAGCGGAGCGCGGACGACCGGCGCATCGCAGCCTACGTCGTGCCCAGGGACAACGCCGCGGAGACGCTCCTGTCCTCGGATGCGGACGGCGGCGTCGGTGACACACACGTGGGCGAGTGGAAGGCGCTCTACGACGACCTCTATGCACGCTCCGCCAGCGAGCCGCAGCTGGACCCCAGCTTCAACATCGCGGGCTGGGACAGCAGCTACACCGGCGCACCGCTCAGCGCGGAGGCGATGAAGGAGTGGGTCGACCACACGGTCCACCAGATTCTCGTGCGGGAGCCCCGCCGCGTGCTCGAGATCGGCTGCGGCACCGGTCTGCTCCTCACGCGGATCGCGCCGTCCACGGAGGCCTACTGGGCCACGGACGTCTCGGGTGTCGTCGTCAACATGCTCCGGGGCGTCACGGCGAAGTCGGCCGGGCTCGAGCATGCGAAGCTCTTCCACTGCGCGGCGGACCAGTTGGACGGCATCGACTTCGGCGACATGCGCTTCGACGCGGTGATGCTGAACTCGGTGGTCCAGTACTTCCCGAGCGCGGAGTACCTCGCCCAGGCCCTGGAGAAGGCTTCACAGCGGCTGGACACGGGCGGCGTCATCTTCGTGGGTGACGTGCGGAACTTCCGCCTGCTGGAGGCCTTCCACGCGTCCATCGTCCTGGCGCAGGCGTCCGGCACGCTCGAGCCGCAGGTGCTCAAGGCCCGCGTGGCGCAGCGCATGGCGGCGGAAGAGGAGCTGGTGCTCGCCCCGGACTTCTTCTGGGCCCTCAAGCAGCGCATCCCCCGCCTCACCCACGTGGAGATTCGCCCGAAGCGGGGCGCGTGCCTGAACGAGCTGACGCGTTTCCGCTACGACGTGCTCATCCACCTGGACACCCCGCCCAGCCCCGCCTCCGACGTGGCCTGGGGCCCGGGCAACGTGAGCCTGCCCGAGCTCCGCGCCCGGCTGACCCAGGACGGCACCCGGCGTGTCGGCCTGCGCGGCATCCGGAACGCGCGAGTCGAGGCATCCTTGGACGCCCTGGCGAGCGTGACGGATGGAGCGTCCTCGCGGCCCGGCTCCTTCGAGAAGCTCCGTCGGCGTGTGCTGGACCGCGATGCCACGACGCCCGCGAGCGATCAGGAGCCTGGCATCGACCCCGAGTCTCTCCACCAGCTCGCGGAGGCCCTGTCCCTCAACGTCGCCTTGGACTGGTCGCGCGGCGGCGTGGATGGTTCCTTCGATGCGGTCTTCAGCCCGGCCGCGAAGTCGGCGCACGGGCCCGTGGCCCTCTTCGGCAGTGCACCAGAAATCGTCGCGGGGGCGCGCCGCGCCAATGACCCGCTCCGGAGCCGGGTGGACCGCCGCCTGGAGAGCGAGCTGCGCAAGCGGTCGCAGGCGAGCCTTCCCGAGTACATGGTGCCCGCGAGCATCATGGTCGTCGACCGGATTCCCCTGACCGAGAACGGCAAGGTCGACCGGCGCGCCCTGCCCGTTCCATCCGTCTCACAGGGCCTGGAGACGGCCTACGTCGAGCCGCGCAACGGCGAGGAGGAGATCCTGGCCAGCATCTTCGCCGAGCTGCTCGGCGCGGAGCGCGTGGGCGTGCACGACAGCTTCTTCGACCTGGGCGGCCACTCGTTGCTGGCCACGCAGGTCGTGTCCAGGATTCGCGCCGTGCTGGGCGTGGAGATTCCGCTGCGCACGTTCTTCGCGAGCCCCACCGTCGCGGGGCTCGTGGCGGCCGTCCAACAGCAGCGCCAGCGCCCCGGAGCGGCCGCGGTCGACTTCACCGGGCCCATGGAGCGCCCGGAGCGCATTCCGCTGTCCTCCTCCCAGGAGCGGCTGTGGATCGTGGACCGCATCGAGGAGACGCGGGCCCCCATCTACGTCATCCCGCTGGTGCTCCGGCTCCGAGGCCCCCTCCACCACGAGGCCCTGCGGCAGAGCCTGGACGCCATCGTCCAGCGACACGAAGTGCTCCGCACGTGCTTCCCGGCGGAAGGCGCGCAGCCCTTCCAGGTCATCTCCACGAACGTCTCGACCGAGCTTCCGCCCAGTGAGGAGCTGGTCCATCCGGCCGGCGCTTCGGAGGCGGAGCTGCTCAAGCTCATCCAGGTCCAGGCCGGCTTGGAGGTCTCCCGGCCGTTCGACCTCGAGCGGGGTCCGCTGCTGCGGATGCGCCTCTTCCGCATCTCGGAGTCGGACCATGTGCTGGTCCTGACCATGCATCACGTCGTCTCCGACGGCTGGTCCGTTGGCATCCTCGCGCGTGAGCTCGCGGCCGGTTACAACGCGCTGCGCTCGCAGCGTGAGCTGGCCTTGCCGCCGCTCCAGGTCCAGTACGCGGACTTCGCGCTGTGGCAACGGCAGCTCCTGCGGGACGGTGCGCTCGCGGAGTCCATTGAAGCGCACAAGCAGCGCCTTGCGGGGGCGCCCACGTCCCTCAACCTCCCCAGCGACCGGCCCCGGCCGGAGACGCCGACGTACCGGGGCGGCGTGGTCCGCTTCGACGTGGACCGTTCCCTCACGGCGCGCCTGAAGGAGCTGAGCCGCCGGGAAGGCGCCACGCTGTACATGACGCTGCTGGCAGCCTTCACCGCCTACCTGTCACGGCTGAGCGGACAGAAGGACCTCATCATCGGCTCGCCGGTGGCGAACCGGAATCGCGCGGCGGCGGAGCCGCTGATTGGCTTCTTCGTCAACACGCTCGCGCTCCGGATGGACCTGTCCGGCGACCCCAGCTTCCTGGATCTGCTGTCGCGCGTCCGGCGCACGGCCCTGGACGCCTACGCGGACCAGGACGTGCCTTTCGAGAAGCTGGTGGAAGTGGTCGCGCCCGAGCGGAGCCTCAGCCGCCAGCCCCTGGTCCAGGTGATGTTCGCGCTTCAGAACGCGCCGTTCTCACCGCCCGCGCTGGACGGGCTCGACGTGCAGCTGCTCGACCTGGACAGCGTCACCGCCAAGTTCGACCTGACGCTGTCGATGCAGGAATCCACGGATGGCCTCTCCGGCCTGCTCGAGTTCAGCGCGGACCTGTTCGACCGCGAGCGCATCGAGCGGATGGCCGAGCACCTCGTCGTCATGCTCCGTGAAGCGGTGCAGGCGCCAGAGCGCCGGGTGCCCGAGTTCGCGCTTCTGGGTGCGAGCGAAGCCAGCCTGGTGGCGAAGTGGGAGCAAGGACCCAGCGCGCCGTCCGTGCCGGACTCGGTGGTGGAGCTGTTCCAGGCGCAGGTCGCGCGCGCACCGGAGGCCATTGCCCTGGAGCATCGCGACGTCCGCCTGAGCAACGGCGAACTCGACCGGCGCGCGACGCGCCTTGCCCGGCACCTGGTTTCGCTGGGCTTCGGACGGGAGAAGCGGGCCGCCATCTGCCTGCCGAAATCGGTGGACTTCATCACCTGCATCCTGGGCGTGTGGAAGGCCGGCGGCGCGTATGTCCCGCTCGACCCGGAGTACCCCCAGGCGCGCCTGGGCCACATGCTGGACGACTCGGGCGCGGAGGTGCTGCTCACGGAGCGCGCCCTGGGCGAGCGGCCGGGCTTCCGGGGCCAGACATTGTGGATGGATGAGCCCCTGCCGGAGCACGCCGAGCCGTCCACCCTCCCGTTCCCCGACGCGGGCTCCGCCGCCTACGTCATCTACACCTCGGGTTCCACCGGGAAGCCGAAGGGCGCGGTGCTGGAGCACCGGGGCGTGGCGAACATCGCCGTGGCCTCGGTCCCGCTCTTCGGGCTCGGACCGGACAGCCGTATCCTCCAGGCGGCGTCGCTGTCCTTCGACGTGTCCGTCTGGGACATCGTGATGGCGTTCGCCAGCGGCGCCCGGCTGGTGCTGCCCACCGATGAGACCGCGCGCGTGGGCGAGGCCCTTGCCACGGTGCTCACGGAGAAGCACATCACCCAGGTGGTGCTGTCACCCTCCGCGCTCGCGACGCTGCCGGAAGGGGCCTATCCCGACCTCCGCGTGCTCATCACGGCCGGAGAAGCGCTCCCCGCGGAGCTGGTGAAGAAGTGGGTGACGGATACCCGTCGCTTCGTCAACGCGTATGGTCCGACCGAGACGACCGTCATCGCGACAGTCGCCGAGCTCAAGAAGGGCGACACGGGCGTTCCGTCCATCGGCCGGCCCCTGCCGGGGCTCGTGGCGCGCATCCTCGACGCCGACCAGCGGCAGGTCCCCATCGGGGTTCCCGGCGAGCTGTACGTGGGCGGTGTGGCGCTCGCGCGGGGGTACCACGGACTCGACGAGCTCACCCGGACGCGCTTCATCCCGGACCCCTACTCCGACGCTCCGAACGCCCGGCTCTACCGGACCGGCGATCTCACGCGCTGGAGTGCCGACGGCAGCATCGACTTCCTGGGCCGCATCGACGACCAGGTGAAGCTGCGCGGCTACCGCATCGAACTCGGTGAGGTGGAAGCCATCGTCGACAGTCACCCCGCGGTCCAGCGGTCGGTCATCGTGGTCCACCAGGGGCAGCTCGCGGCCTATGCCGTGGGCCGTCCAGGCACGTCGCTGACGATTCAGTCCCTGCGCGACCATGCCATGGGCCTGCTTCCGAACTACATGGTGCCGGCGCACTTCGTCGTGCTGGAGACCTTCCCGCTGACGCCCAGCGGCAAGGTGGACCGCAAGAAGCTGCCGGACCCCGTGCAGGCCCAGGCGCCCGCCGCCTTCGCCGACGCGCGGACGCGGGAGGAGCAGCTCCTGTCCAGCATCTGGGCCACCGTTCTGAAGAAGGAGTCCGTGGGCATCCACGACAACTTCTTCGCGCTCGGCGGTGACTCCATCCTCGGGCTGCAGATCATCTCCCGCGCCACACAGCAGGGCCTCCGGCTGCGTCCGCGCCAGCTGTTCGAGCACCAGACCATCGCCGAGCTGGCGCGCGTGGCCTCCAGCACCCAGGTGGTCAACGCCGAGCAGGGCCTCGTGACGGGAAGCGCGCCCCTCACCCCCATCCAGCATTGGTTCTTCGACCAGAACCGCGCCGGGCCGCAGCACTTCAACATGGCGGTGATGCTCGACGTGGAGCCAGGAATCGACCTGGCCGCGCTCCGCGGTGCGCTCGAAGCGGTGGAGCGCCACCACGACGCGCTCCGCTTCCGCTACCGCAAGGACGGTGACGGCTGGACCCAGTTCCACGCGGAAGAGGAGGCGCTGACTGGCATTCCCCTGGACACGCTGGACGTGGACGGGAGTGAGCACGTGGAAGAGGCGCTCGCCGACCTCCACGAGTCCATGGACCTGGAGCAGGGCCCGCTCATGCGCGCCGCCCTGCTGCGGCTGGGTGGGGACTCCGCGCGGCTCGCGCTGGTGGCCCACCACCTGGTGGTGGACGCCGTGTCGTGGGGAATCATCATCGAGGACCTGCTGACGGCGTACAGCCAGCTGTCGAATGGCCAGGAGGTCGGCCTCCCGCCGAAGACGACGTCCTTCCAGCACTGGGCGAAGCGGCTCGAAGCGTATGCGGCGACGCCCAACGCCCGGGCCGAGCTCGACGCCTGGCTCGCCACGGCGCAGCGGGACGACTCCCAGGACCTGCCACTGAACGACCCCCACGCCCCGGACACGGTCAGCGACGCGGGCACGCTCGTGACGTGGCTGGAGGCGGAGGAGACCCAGCTGCTGCTGAACGAGGTCCCGACGGCGTACGACGTCAAGGTCAACGAGGCCCTGATTGCCGCGCTCGCCCGGACGCTCACGGGCTGGTCCGGCAACAGCACCGTCCGAATCGATTTGGAAGGCCACGGACGCGAGTTCCTGTTCGAGGATGTGGACCTGAGCCGCACGGTGGGCTGGTTCACCGCGCTCTTCCCGCTCCGCCTGCACGTGGGGGCCCGGGAAGGCGTGCGTGAGACGCTGGCTCGCGCGAAGGACGCGTTGCGCCGGACGCCTCGTGGCGGAATCGGCTACGGCGTGCTCCGTGCGCTGTCGCCGGATGCGTCGATTCGTTCGAGGCTCGGCGCGATTCCGAACGCGGGCATCGTCTTCAACTACCTGGGACAGATGGGCGCAGTGCCGACGCAGGGCGTGGTGCGAGGCGGCGCCAAGGAGGGACTGGGCCTGCTGCACGCGCCTGGTGCCACCCGGCCCCACCGCATCGAGCTCAACGCCGTGGTCGAAGCGGGCCAGCGACTCCGCCTCGACTGGACCTTTGGCGCCAAGGTCTTCCACAAGGAGACCATCGAGCGGCTGAACGCGGAGTTCCACGCCAACGTGCGAGCGATGATTCGCGAGCGCGCGGAGCCCGCCGCTGCGGTCCGGGTGGCGTCTGACTTCCCGGCAGCGCGTCTCAGTGCCAAGGATTTGAAGCGCGTGCTCACGCTGACGAAGAAGCCGCGATGA